The genomic window CAAGATTCAGGGACTGGTCACGTCATGAAGGTTTTAGGAGTCCAGAGATCTGGGCATGTTAGGACGTCCTGTTCAAGGTCAAGAATGAGCTTTGAGCCTTGCATTTCCTACCACCAGGAAAAAGCTGGCAGATGGCAGGCCTCTGGGTTCTGGACACAGCACGATGATGCCACACACGGCACGATACCACACACGGCACGATACCAGACACGGCACAATGATGCCAGACACGGCACGATGCCAGACCCAGCACGATACCACACACGGCATGATGCCAGACACGGCACAATGCCAGACATGGCACGATACCAGATATGGATCTCCATCGGTTGGCACAGAGGCTTCTTGTTTTGAGTGGGGCCCAGGAAAAGGAAGGGTAGCGcagttggtgaggctgtggaacGAAGTCCTGCCACTCAGGTCCCGTGAGCTACCAGAGCTCTGGCACGGCGAGTACCTGCCGCAGGTGGGGAAGGATGCGTCAAGGGGTCTCCAGCAAGGCTCAAAAGAGCTGCAGCACAGGCCCTAAGTTTTGAAGCAAGGAGGTCCCGACTGCAACAGAGAACTGCAGACTGTTCAGAGGAGTTTCTGGGGATGGTGTAGCCACAGCTCCCACCAGAAGCCAGTGCCACAGGACCCACCCAGGCTAAGGTCAGCGGCACAGTGAGGATCCAGGGTAAGGAGCAGTGCACAGCCGGGCACCGGCCATGAGAGCCAAAGGGCTGCACGGGCAGGTGGCCCAGCTTCCAGCTTGCCTGCTGGTCAGGCCACAGCCTTGGGGGTCCCTGTGACTGGGTAGGGGTCAAGCCAGGCCTGCTTCATGGCGGTTGGGTTCGTGGTGGTCAGACCACTCCACTCGGGCTGGCCCTGGAGTCAGGAGTGGGGGCGATCCCTGGCCTCTCATGTGGAGAGAAGAGCAGCTCACGGTAAGGACACACGTGGACAGGGCTGGGGAAGGGCTCGGCTGGCCGGTCAGGGCCTGAGAAGGGCAAGGCTGGAAGACAGACTGGGGAATGGAACTGCCGGGTGGACACCGGTGTGGGGACTTGTGGGTGTTCACCAGGGGCCCCGGCTGCAGAGCAGGCACCAAGCCACCCACAAGCCAACGACGTGGCCGGCGAAGCAGCGTCGGTGCGCCCACACGGCTCCCGCCTGGAGCAATGGAGGAGCAGACGGAGCCGAGCACCCCACGACAAGCCCAGCTCCTCTCGGCAGCAGCACGCCCTATCCTCTGGCAATAAAGACCACCAGGGACCCTGGACACAAAACCAGCCAGAGACCAACCGGTCACTTGGAGGTAAACTCAGCCCTGGAGGCCCCTTCCCCTTGGAAAGACAACAGCTGGTATTCCAGGCAGGGACCCGCCTTTCCAGCCCACGGTGCCTCTGTCTGCCCTGGGAGACCGGCTCCTGTGTAACGGCCCCCAGGGCCCGACTGCTTCCGGCAAAGGGGTGCAGGGGGAGCACAGGCGCCGCAGAGCCTGCAGCCTCGGTGAGCTTCTTGGAAAGAGCTGCTGCCACTGTCCTGACACCAACCCTCTGGGACTGTGGTGGCCCTGTCCTCAATGGCCCCACAGAGGACCGCATGGGTCTGGGGACCAAGTTAGAGGCAGGAGTGGCCGCCCACTCACCAGCTCCCAGTGACCCACTGACAACGTGTGCTTCCTTTCCCTGTAACTCTAAGCTGTGAGAGCTCAGAGGTCCTAAAACCCAGCTACCTGGGACTGAGTGAGGCGCTGCCCCACTCGATGGCTGTGGGTCACCTGGCTGGGGCCGCTCCTGTTCCAGCGGACCAGCAGGCAGAGCACCCACCACTGGGCCAGGGCGGGGAGGATAGAGCCCTGCAAGAGCGAGAAGACCAGGACTCGGACCCCAGGGTGAGGGCCTGGGTCCCACCAGCAGAAGAGGggtgaaggctgggcatggtggctcacgcctgtaatcccagcactttaggaggcccaggcagggagaatcacttgaggccaggagtttgagaccagcctggcccacatggtgaaaccccgtctctactataaatacaaaaattagctgggcgcacacctgtagtcccagctactcgggaggctgaggcagtagaatcatttgaacacaggaggcggcggctgcggtgagccaagatcacaacactgcactctggcccgggtgacagaacaagactgcctggaaaaaacaaacaaacaaacaaaaaccggGAGTATCGGCTGAGCCTGGGCCAGCGGCTGCTGCAGGCTGGGGTTGGCCCCACTTCCCTCCTCCCCTAAGTCTTCCCAGAAACTGCCAACAATCGGAAGCCTGGAGAAGCCCATCCAGGTGGAATCCCCGGAGCGTGATGGGCATTGGGCCGAGAGACACGGCAAACTGTCGTGGAGGCCCTCACACTAGGCCCACTGCCTGTGGCCTCTCCTCTGGAGGGCTGCCGGGCCAGCAGGAACCAACTGACCCGGGGCCATGTAGcaccctccccagaggccaggcGGCCACAGCCAGTGACTGATATGGGAGCATGCTAGACCCCACCTCAGATGAGAAACAGCCCCTTATAgtgcaggggtggggctggggggctggTCAGCACCTGCCCAGCAGCAGGCCCCAGCAGGCCCAGCCTCAGTGTGGCCACCACCCTGCCCTACACTGCCCCCTCTGCCCAGGGTCTCTCAGCCGCCCTCCTGCTGGCACTTGGTCTCTGTTGCACATAGACGTCTGTCTCTGGCCAGCCATAGTGGCTGAGCTCAGAGCCTGGAGCCCGGGGCTGCAATGTCCACCCTGTCCCTGACACACACCTGACCCCAAGACAAAAACACAAAGCAGGAGGCACAGGAAGGTTGGAATTGCTTTTATTGGGGGCGGATGCCGCAAGGCCCCGCCCACGGTCAGGTTAGTGTTCTGCCCTTGCAGAGGCGCCAGCAGCCTGACACCTCCACCTGCCACCCGCCCAGGGTTAGTGGAACATGCAAAgctcagaaggtggaggcaggggCGGTCGCTGCTGAGGCCAGGGCTGGGTGGAACAGGACGgtcagcacagagcctggccgGCGTCCCTGGGCCCAAAGAGGGCTGGGGCTCCCTGGGAGAGAGACGGGCAGGCAGCACCCCAGGGTGGGGTCCACAAGCTGAAGGGGCCCCTGGACCCACCAGGGcaggtctgcagctcccagccatgCCAGCTGGAACGTACATCTCCCCACCGGGTCTGGGTCCTCAGGGCCTGGGGTTAGAGGCCGACAAGGAAGGCACTTACTAGGGGAACAGAGGCTGGAGGCTGATGCCGGAGGCCAGAGGTCTCAGGAGTGAGTGTGGGGGGTGAGCTGGAAAGCACAGATCAGACAGCACTGTGGGGGCTGGGCCCGAGGGCCTCATCTTCCCATGGGGAAGGGGCTTCTCTGGGTAGACTGGGAGAGAGGCCGACTGGGGCTCCCCATCCCCAGCAAGGCCTACCGTGCAGGCCAGTGCTAGAAACACCAGGGCAGAAACGCCAGCCCAGGGCTCCAGCCCTGAGAGGCTGAGGGCCCTCTACTGACGGGGCTGAGCCCAGCTGCCCTGTGCAGCTAGGACAGGCAGACGGGCAACCCTGGGGACAGGAGGGTGGGCTGGGGCCCAGCGTGGGACCCTCCAAGGCACCTGGCTGTGTGAGTGGCAGGTAGAGGGGAGTGGGGAGACCCGAGGGGGTGAGACGGCCAGCAGCTGGGCCAGCCCTGTCCCCCAAGATACAGGCTGTCTGGACAGcagatatatattaatatattagtcTGGTCTTTTTGGTTAAACTTTAGGCACCACTTGGGAGGAAGACACCTTTAAGCGTTGAAAACGACCCCAGTGCCTCGGTGGGAGCCGGGCTGGGCCGCATGCAGAGCGGGGTGGGCGCAGGCAGGCTCAGGCCACGGCGGACTCAGGGCCCCCCACGGAGGCCGAGGACCCTGAGGCGTAGCGGCGGCCGTAGCCCGAGGAGGAGTAGGAGGACGAAGAGAAGGTCATGGAGAAGCCAGAGCCAGTGGCGTCAAAGCTGCCGCGGCGGGAGCCGGCCCGGGAGCCAGTGCGGGAGCCGGTGCGGGAGCCGGCGGTGGAGCCGGAGCCGCTGACGCTGTAGGGGCTGTAGTAGCCCTTGCTGGACTGCGCGGCAGCCTCCAGCAGCCGCAGCCCTGTGCCCTCCTCCACCATGCTGCGGTCCAGCGCGTCCTTGTAGGAGATCTTGAGCTTGGTCTTAGGGCAGGTGAGGTACTTGGAGTAGGCGCCCACATCACGCAGCTTCTGTGCAGTGCGGGCATCCACCGTGCCACGCTGCAGGGCCTCATCCAAGGGCACGCGGCCCGGCGTGTCGGGCTCAATCAGGCCACCGGTCAGGTACTGCACCTCCAGGAAGCGCTGGCCGGCCTCGTAGTAGAGCCAGCCCTTCTTCAGGGCCTGGGCGGCCGACATCTTGGTCTTGGTGCGTGGGTCCTCAAAGCCGCAGAAGGCCTTCTGGGCCAGATTGATGCGGTCCACCATGATCTTGTCCACCAGGCCCTTGTTGACAGCGTCGGTGACAGGGAAGCGCTCACCGGTGCTGGGGTCGATGATGCCCCCGGTGCAGGCCTGTGCCTCCAGCAGTCGCTGCCCTGTGATGTTATCCACCAGGTTGCGGTGCATGGCCTCGGTGATGGACACCTTCTCCAGCGTCTCCGTGTCCAGGATGCCAGCCACGGGGCCCGTCTCCTCAGTGGGGTCTGACCAGGAGGCCAGCTGGGTCCTGGAGACGGCGGGGCTGATGGGGTAGGAGGAGGAGGATCCCACGGAGGAGGAACGGGACCGGAAGCCGCTGGCATTGCCCGAGAGCATGTCGGCGAACTCGGTGATGGAGAGCGTGCCGGCGCGGTACTGGTCCAGTGCCGAGCGGTCGATGAGGTTCTTGGCGATGGCGTCGTCAATGTCGTATTGGCGGCCGGAGCGGCGGTCGATGATCATGGACTTAACTACGCCGTCCGAGGAGGAGATGGTGATCTCCTCCCACTCGCACTCCTGCTCGGACAGCTCCAGGTACGTCTGGTGGTCAATGAGGCCCTTGCGGTAGGCCTCGTACACGGACATCTCCTTGCCCGTCTCGGGGTCCACGATGACCACTCGGCGCTTGCGCACGGAGGACTTGGAGGACGTCTTCCGCTCCCGCTTCTTCTCCTTCAGCGGCAGGAGGCACAGGCCCGTCTGGGGGTCGGTGATACAACGCTCCATCAGCTGCAGGTAGGTGAGGTTCTCCTCCGTGTTGGGGTCAAAGAAGCCCTTGGTGTCATCCGAGGGGTCGGTCAGGATCTCGTTCATCTCCTCGTCGAAGAGGCCACGCTTGTAGGCCACCTCCACGGGCAGCCGGTGGCTCTCCTCGGGGTCGATGATGCCACCCGTGGCGATCTGGGCCTCCAGCAGGCGGATGCCGTGGTCCTTCAGGATCAGGCCCTTCTTCATGGCCTGGAAGAGGGAGATGAGCTTCCCAGAGTAAGGGTCCTTGTACCCGGTGACGGCTCGCTCGGCCGACAGCAGCTTGTCCTTGAACTCGGGGCCCACGATGCCCATACGCACAGCCTCCTCCACCGTCAGCTTCAGTCCCTTGATGGGGTCGATGACGTACCCGGTGGCCGCCTGTGCCTCTAGAAGCTCAAAGGCCGTGCCGGGGCGGATGATGCCCTTCTTCATGGCCTGGTACACCGAGAGCCGTTCCTTGGTGGCGTCCACGAAGACGCCGGCGATGCAGCTGGTGCCTTCCAGGAACTTCTGTAAGTTCTTGGTGACCTCCTCGATGGAGGTCAGGCCCTCCCGCAGCTGCAGCGCCGTGGCCTCGTCCATGACCTGCGAGCGCACCAGCTCCTCCACGGTGATCTGCTTCCGCAGGCCACGGAAGGTCAGCTTGCGAGCGTCCGACAGCGGCAGGAGCAGCTGGCCGGTGCCATCGTCACGGCGACACCGTCTGAGCAGCTGTGTGTAGCTGAGGCGCTCGTCGGTGGACGGGTCCACGTAGCTGCGCACCTCGCTGGGCTCGGAGAGCTGGTCGTGCGTGTCCTTGTTGAGGTAGCCGCGCTGGTAAGCCACCTCCAGTGGAAGGTGGAAGCCCAGGCGGGGGTCCACGATGCCGCCGGTGGCCAGCTGGGCATCCAGCAGCCGCAGGGCCTCCTCAGTAGGGATCAGCTCCTTCTTCATGGCCTGGAAGAGTGAGATGGTCTGCTCAGTGTAGGGGTCGCGGTAGCCGGTGACCGCCCGCTCAGCCGAGAGCAGGCGGTCGTGCAGCTCAGGCCCCACCAGGCCCTTCCGCACAGCCTCATCCACAGTCAGCCGCTGCCCCTTCACTGGATCCAGCAGGAAGCCCGTGGCTGCCTGTGCCTCCAGCAGCAGGCGGGCCACCTCGGCACTCAGCAGCCCTTTCTTGAGGGCCTGGTAGATGCTCAGTGTCTGCCTGGAGCCGGGCAAGTAGACGCCGGCCACGCAGCCCGTGCCATAGAGGTAGCGCCAGGCGGACTCCGCCTCGAGGGCCTCACGGAGGCTCCTGGTGCCCTCCCGGAGCAGGTTGTAGGTCTCGAGGGAGATGATCCGAGCCTCGTAGAGGTCCTCAGCCGTGAGGCGGCGGCGCACGTAGTCGTAGGAGGCCAGACCCTGCTGGCGGATGATCTCCGTCTTCTCAATGATctcaatgatgatgatgatcatgcgTTCCTTGGTCACCCGGCCGGCCTGAAAGTCAGCCATCAGCTGGGCCCGCTGCTCCTCGGGGATCAGGTCCGACTGCATCACCTCCCACAGGGACATGGTGGAGCCGCCGTGGCTGCCGCCGCCAGGAATGTCAATCTGCGTCTCTTCAAATGCCCTTCGTGTCTCCTCCTCAGTGTACACCTGTGTGGTctccaccacctcagccttctcCGCCCCTTTCAATGGCAAGAGGCGCAGGCCCGTCTCAGGGTCCTCCACGCAGCGCTCCAGCAGCTGCCTATATGTGAGGTTCTCGTGCGTGTTGGGGTCAAAGAAGCCCTTGGTGTCGTCGCTGGGGTCCGCCAAGACGCGGTTCATCTCCTCGTTGAAGTAGCCACGCTGGTAGGCCACGTCCACGGGCACGCGGTGGCTGTGCACGGGGTCGATGATGCCACCCGTGGCGATCTGGGCCTCCAGCAGGCGGATGCCATGCTGCCGGAGGACCAGGCCCTTCTGCATGGCCTGGAAGAGGGAGATGGTACTGCCTGAGTAGGGGTCTCTGTAGCCGGTGACAGCCTTCTCGGCCGACAGCAGCTGCTCATGAAGCTCGGGGCCCACCACGCCTGCCTTCACGGCCTCGTGGACATACAGGCGCTGGTTCCGCACGGGGTCCACCAGGAAGCCAGTGGCCGCCTGCGCCTCCAGCAGGAGCGCAGCGGTGCTGGGTCTCAGCAGGCCCCGGCGCATGGCCTCGTAGATGGACACCTTCTCCTTGGTGTCCTCCAGGTAGATGCCAGCGAGGCAGCCACTGCCCTGCAGCAGCGTCCGCACGGAGTCCAGCTCCGAAAGGTCCTTGACCGTCGTCTTGCCGTCCTTGAGCTGCTCAAACTGGGCTCTGCTGAGGACCCTGGAAGCCAGGAGCTCACTGGCTGGCACAGGGGCACGGAGGCCGCTGAAGGACAGCCTCTCCTGCCGCAGGGTCTCCACCTCCTCCACGATGGTGATGAGGATCTTGATGACCTTCTCCACGGTGACCTTGCCGGTGCGGAATTGACGCAGCAGCTCCTGCCGCTGCTCTGCGGTGAAGTACTCAGAGCTGATGAGCTCCCACACTGTCACCGTCCTGCCCTTGAAGCCACCCACGGGGACGTCAACCGGGGTCTTCTCGAAGGTCTCACGGGCCTGCAGCTCTGAGTAGAGCTCCTCCTGCCGGGCCCGAGCAGCCTTCTCTGAGAGCGGCAGCAGGCTCAGCCCAGTCAGCTGGTCGGGCCGGCACCGCTGCTGGAGCTCGCTGTAGGTGACCGGCTCCCCTGTGCTGGGGTCACAGTAGGCCTTGGCGTCAGCCCTTGGTGCTGACAGGGCCCTGCTGGTCTCCTCGTCCAGGAAGCCTCGGGCGCAGGCAACATCCAGGGGCACGCGGTGGCTCTTGCTGGGGTCCACGACACCGCCCGTGGACAACTGGGCGTCCAACAGGCGCAGGCCCTGCTCCCGGGGAATGAGGCCCTTCTTCAGGGCCTGGAACAGCGAGACACTCTGCCCCGTGTAGGGGTCCCTGTATCCCGTCACAGCCTTCTCGGCTGACAGCAGCTTCTCATGAAACTCGGGGCCCACCAGGCCGGCGCGCACTGCCTCGTCCACGGTCAGCCGGGCGCTGGTGGAGGGGTCGATGATGTGCCCGGTGCCAGCCTGGGCTTCCAACAGGGCCACAGCCACGTCGGACGGCAGCAGGTCTTTCTTCAGGGCGTCGTAGACGCTCAGCTTCTGCCCTGCCTCCTCCAGCCACACGCCTGCGATGACGTTGGCACCCCGGAGGGCCCGCCGCACAGCGTCCACCTCGGCCACCTCTCGCACAGAGCGCTCACCTTGTTGCAGCTGGTGGTAGAGCTCGCGGTCGATGACCCTGCTCTCCAGCAGCTCGGCGGCTGGCACCAGGCTGCGCAGGCCCTCGAAGCAGAGCTGGCCCTTctgctcctgctcctccaccaccgTGATGATGATCTTGATGATCTTCTCCACCGTGATCCGGCCCGTGCGGAACTGCCGCAGCAGGTCCCGCCGCTGCTCCGCTGTGAAGTATTCCGAGTTGATGATTTCCCAGATGGTCACCGTCTTGCCCTGGAACTTGCCGAACGGCGCGGACACAGTGGCCTTCTCAAAGACGTCCCGGGCCTCGGAGTCGGTGTAGACCAGCTCCCTGCCCTTGGCCGCCTTATCCGTGAGCGGCAGAAGGCGCAGGCCCGTCTCGGGGTCCTCCACGCAGCGCTCCAGCAGCTGCAGGTAGGTGAGGTTCTCGTGCGTGTTGGGGTCGAAGAAGCCCTTGGTGTCGTCGCTGGGGTCCGCCAGGACGCGGTTCATCTCCTCGTCGAAGTAGCCGCGCCGGTAGGCCACGTCCACGGGCACGCGGTGGCTGTGCACGGGGTCGATGACGCCACCCGTGGCGATCTGGGCCTCCAGCAGGCGGATGCCGTGCTCCCGGACGATGAGGCCCTTCTGCATGGCTTGGAAGAGGGAGATCTGCTGCCCGGTGTAGGGGTCCTTGTAGCCAGTGACGGCGCGCTCGGCCGACAGCAGCTTGTGGTGCAGCTCAGGGCCCACCACGCCCTCCTTCACAGCCTCATTGACAGTCAGCCGTCGGTTCCGCACCGGGTCCAGCAGGAAGCCTGAGGCTGCCTGAGCCTCCAGCAGGATGAGGGCCGTGCCAGGGCTCAGCAGCTGCCTCTGCAGGGCAGTGTAAACACTCAGCTTCTCATTGGTGGGCTTCAGCAACAGCCCTGCGATACTGCTGTGGCCCTGCAGGTAGTGGCGTACATCTTCCCGCCGCGCAAGCTCGTCCACTGTGGTGTGGCCCTGTGCCAGCCGCTGTAGCTCCTCCGCACTCAGGATGCCGGCCTCCTGCAGCCTCTGGGCTGGCACCTTCTGCCGCAGGCCATCGAAGCTGTGCTCCGGCTCTGTCTCTGTCGCGGGGCCATCAAGTGCATCCCGGCCGTTGGGCAGGGTCTTTGTGGCGGCCACCTGAGAGGCAGTGACCTCCTCTGAGTGCGCAAGTGCGGCCCGGTGCTCCTCCTCCAGGCGCTGCAGCTGCTCACGCAGCCTCTGGTTCTCCTCAGCCAGCAGCTCCTCCTGCTGCCGCCGCTGCCGCTCCAGCTGCTGCAGCTCCTCCTGCTTGCGCCGCACGCCCTCCTCGGCCTCATGCTGCCGCCGCCGGGCCTCCTCCATGCTGGCCACCAGCCGCTGCCGTTCCTGCTCCATCTgttgctgctgccgctgctgctccTCACGCAGCTGCTGTGCCTTGGCCACCTCGTCCTGGAAGAGCTGCTCCAGCTTGGCCTTCTCCTGCTCGATGAAGCGCTCCCTCTGTAGCAGGCTGTCCTTCTCAGAGAGGAAGCTCTGCTGCAGGGCCTGCGTCTCCTGCAGCAGTTGTTCCTGCTGCACCGTCTGCATCTGCAGAAGAAGAGGGTGTGATCAGGGACCGCCAGCCTGGGAGCACCCACCACCCACCGAAGCAGATCCCCAGGCCCACCCGCCTGTCGCATGGAGAGGGGGTGGTACCTCCTCAGACTTGAGCTGCAGCAGTTTGGCCTCCTGTTGGAGCTTCTCCTTCTCACGCTCCAGCTCAGCAATGGCCTCCCGCAGGCGCTCAGCATCGTGGTCACTCTGCTGTCGCTGGATCTCCAGTGTCTGCACCAGCGTCACCTTCTCCTGCGTAGCAAGCTCTGTGCGGTGCAGCTTCTCACCGATCTCCTCCGCCTGCTTCCGGAAGCGCTGGGCATCCTCCTCAGCGCGGGCCTGGGCGCGGCTCATCTCAGCCATACGCAGCTTGAGGCGCTCAGCCTCAGCACTCATCTCCAGCTGCCGCTGCCGCTCGGCCTCCAGTGTCCGCTGGAAGCCCTGCGTCTCCTCCGCCAGCTGCTGCGCCATCTGCTCCTTGTCCTCCTGCAGCCGCCGAGCCTGCTCCTGTGCAAGCTCCTTTTGCTGCTGCAGcagctctgcctcagccttgagCCGCGTAGCCTCCTGCACTGCCTGCATCTTCTCCTTGAGCATCTTCTCTGCCAAGGCTCGCTGCTGTGCCAGGTCCTCCTCTGCCAGCTGCCGCAGTCGCGCAGCCTCCTGAGCTGCCACGCTCAGCCGCGCGGCCTCCTCCGCCACCTGCTTCAtcttctcagcctcctcctgCAGGAAGCGCTGCGTATTGTCCTTGTCGCGCAAGATGAGTGCACGGTTCTCAGCCTCGATGCGTGCCTTGAGCTTGCTCAGCTCCTCC from Macaca mulatta isolate MMU2019108-1 chromosome 8, T2T-MMU8v2.0, whole genome shotgun sequence includes these protein-coding regions:
- the PLEC gene encoding plectin isoform X26, producing MSGEDAEVRAVPEDVSNGSSGSPSPGDTLPWNLGKTQRSRRSGGGAGSNGSVLDPAERAVIRIADERDRVQKKTFTKWVNKHLIKAQRHISDLYEDLRDGHNLISLLEVLSGDSLPREKGRMRFHKLQNVQIALDYLRHRQVKLVNIRNDDIADGNPKLTLGLIWTIILHFQISDIQVSGQSEDMTAKEKLLLWSQRMVEGYQGLRCDNFTSSWRDGRLFNAIIHRHKPMLIDMNKVYRQTNLENLDQAFSVAERDLGVTRLLDPEDVDVPQPDEKSIITYVSSLYDAMPRVPDVQDGVRANELQLRWQEYRELVLLLLQWIRHHTAAFEERRFPSSFEEIEILWSQFLKFKEMELPAKEADKNRSKGIYQSLEGAVQAGQLKVPPGYHPLDVEKEWGKLHVAILEREKQLRSEFERLECLQRIVTKLQMEAGLCEEQLNQADTLLQSDVRLLAAGKVPQRAGEVERDLDKADSMIRLLFNDVQTLKDGRHPQGEQMYRRVYRLHERLVAIRTEYNLRLKAGVAAPATQVTQVTLQSVQRRPELEDSTLRYLQDLLAWVEENQHRVDGAEWGVDLPSVEAQLGSHRGLHQSIEEFRAKIERARSDEGQLSPATRGAYRDCLGRLDLQYAKLLNSSKARLRSLESLHSFVAAATKELMWLNEKEEEEVGFDWSDRNTNMTAKKESYSALMRELELKEKKIKELQSAGDRLLREDHPARPTVESFQAALQTQWSWMLQLCCCIEAHLKENAAYFQFFSDVREAEGQLQKLQEALRRKYSCDRSATVTRLEDLLQDAQDEKEQLNEYKGHLSGLAKRAKAIVQLKPRHPAHPVRSRLPLLAVCDYKQVEVTVHKGDECQLVGPAQPSHWKVLSSSGSEAAVPSVCFLVPPPNQEAQEAVTRLEAQHQALVTLWHQLHVDMKSLLAWQSLRRDVQLIRSWSLATFRTLKPEEQRQALHSLELHYQAFLRDSQDAGGFGPEDRLMAEREYGSCSHHYQQLLQSLEQGAQEESRCQRCISELKDIRLQLEACETRTVHRLRLPLDKEPARECAQRIAEQQKAQAEVEGLGKGVARLSAEAEKVLALPEPSPAAPTLRSELELTLGKLEQVRSLSAIYLEKLKTISLVIHSTQGAEEVLRAHEEQLKEAQAVPATLPELEATKASLKKLRSQAEAQQPVFDALRDELRGAQEVGERLQQRHGERDVEVERWRERVAQLLERWQAVLVQTDVRQRELEQLGRQLRYYRESADPLGAWLQDARQRQEQIQAVPLANSQAVREQLRQEKALLEEIERHGEKVEECQRFAKQYINAIKDYELQLVTYKAQLEPVASPAKKPKVQSGSESVIQEYVDLRTRYSELTTLTSQYIKFISETLRRMEEEEMQTVQQEQLLQETQALQQSFLSEKDSLLQRERFIEQEKAKLEQLFQDEVAKAQQLREEQQRQQQQMEQERQRLVASMEEARRRQHEAEEGVRRKQEELQQLERQRRQQEELLAEENQRLREQLQRLEEEHRAALAHSEEVTASQVAATKTLPNGRDALDGPATETEPEHSFDGLRQKVPAQRLQEAGILSAEELQRLAQGHTTVDELARREDVRHYLQGHSSIAGLLLKPTNEKLSVYTALQRQLLSPGTALILLEAQAASGFLLDPVRNRRLTVNEAVKEGVVGPELHHKLLSAERAVTGYKDPYTGQQISLFQAMQKGLIVREHGIRLLEAQIATGGVIDPVHSHRVPVDVAYRRGYFDEEMNRVLADPSDDTKGFFDPNTHENLTYLQLLERCVEDPETGLRLLPLTDKAAKGRELVYTDSEARDVFEKATVSAPFGKFQGKTVTIWEIINSEYFTAEQRRDLLRQFRTGRITVEKIIKIIITVVEEQEQKGQLCFEGLRSLVPAAELLESRVIDRELYHQLQQGERSVREVAEVDAVRRALRGANVIAGVWLEEAGQKLSVYDALKKDLLPSDVAVALLEAQAGTGHIIDPSTSARLTVDEAVRAGLVGPEFHEKLLSAEKAVTGYRDPYTGQSVSLFQALKKGLIPREQGLRLLDAQLSTGGVVDPSKSHRVPLDVACARGFLDEETSRALSAPRADAKAYCDPSTGEPVTYSELQQRCRPDQLTGLSLLPLSEKAARARQEELYSELQARETFEKTPVDVPVGGFKGRTVTVWELISSEYFTAEQRQELLRQFRTGKVTVEKVIKILITIVEEVETLRQERLSFSGLRAPVPASELLASRVLSRAQFEQLKDGKTTVKDLSELDSVRTLLQGSGCLAGIYLEDTKEKVSIYEAMRRGLLRPSTAALLLEAQAATGFLVDPVRNQRLYVHEAVKAGVVGPELHEQLLSAEKAVTGYRDPYSGSTISLFQAMQKGLVLRQHGIRLLEAQIATGGIIDPVHSHRVPVDVAYQRGYFNEEMNRVLADPSDDTKGFFDPNTHENLTYRQLLERCVEDPETGLRLLPLKGAEKAEVVETTQVYTEEETRRAFEETQIDIPGGGSHGGSTMSLWEVMQSDLIPEEQRAQLMADFQAGRVTKERMIIIIIEIIEKTEIIRQQGLASYDYVRRRLTAEDLYEARIISLETYNLLREGTRSLREALEAESAWRYLYGTGCVAGVYLPGSRQTLSIYQALKKGLLSAEVARLLLEAQAATGFLLDPVKGQRLTVDEAVRKGLVGPELHDRLLSAERAVTGYRDPYTEQTISLFQAMKKELIPTEEALRLLDAQLATGGIVDPRLGFHLPLEVAYQRGYLNKDTHDQLSEPSEVRSYVDPSTDERLSYTQLLRRCRRDDGTGQLLLPLSDARKLTFRGLRKQITVEELVRSQVMDEATALQLREGLTSIEEVTKNLQKFLEGTSCIAGVFVDATKERLSVYQAMKKGIIRPGTAFELLEAQAATGYVIDPIKGLKLTVEEAVRMGIVGPEFKDKLLSAERAVTGYKDPYSGKLISLFQAMKKGLILKDHGIRLLEAQIATGGIIDPEESHRLPVEVAYKRGLFDEEMNEILTDPSDDTKGFFDPNTEENLTYLQLMERCITDPQTGLCLLPLKEKKRERKTSSKSSVRKRRVVIVDPETGKEMSVYEAYRKGLIDHQTYLELSEQECEWEEITISSSDGVVKSMIIDRRSGRQYDIDDAIAKNLIDRSALDQYRAGTLSITEFADMLSGNASGFRSRSSSVGSSSSYPISPAVSRTQLASWSDPTEETGPVAGILDTETLEKVSITEAMHRNLVDNITGQRLLEAQACTGGIIDPSTGERFPVTDAVNKGLVDKIMVDRINLAQKAFCGFEDPRTKTKMSAAQALKKGWLYYEAGQRFLEVQYLTGGLIEPDTPGRVPLDEALQRGTVDARTAQKLRDVGAYSKYLTCPKTKLKISYKDALDRSMVEEGTGLRLLEAAAQSSKGYYSPYSVSGSGSTAGSRTGSRTGSRAGSRRGSFDATGSGFSMTFSSSSYSSSGYGRRYASGSSASVGGPESAVA